A genomic stretch from Vicia villosa cultivar HV-30 ecotype Madison, WI unplaced genomic scaffold, Vvil1.0 ctg.000780F_1_1, whole genome shotgun sequence includes:
- the LOC131631152 gene encoding F-box/kelch-repeat protein At3g23880-like yields the protein MAEILSWLSVKHLIQLRCVNKFFQTLISDPYFVQMHLMKSARTPNLAHIWLDSWEDDDSHFVSQSIPPFNSLHNHPSYRLIDFVSVDRVVGSCNGLICLISSSYLSQDEWLCFWNPATGTKSENFRLFSDLYSLRQDFKFSFGYDISNETYKVVGFMVEIELGGNLKNVVKVFSLGDNSWRDIQCLPVIPLYWFDGCNNKDVYLNGTINWLSNCNHDFYLMGVIENYVILSLDLSTESYTQMMLPRGFDKGPKVQANIAVLMNFLCFCRDFERNHFVIWQMKDFGVQESWVQLFKISYQNFYSINGNLFDIQRLGLLPIHLSENGYTLILANMHKAPAFICDCRDDTIERIRITNMNQWLWAKDHIESLVPTR from the coding sequence ATGGCGGAAATACTGTCCTGGCTGTCCGTGAAACATCTTATACAACTGAGGTGCGTCAACAAGTTTTTCCAAACTCTCATCTCTGATCCTTACTTTGTTCAAATGCATCTCATGAAATCAGCACGAACACCTAATCTCGCACATATCTGGCTAGACAGCTGGGAAGATGATGATTCCCATTTCGTTAGTCAATCCATTCCTCCTTTTAACTCCCTTCACAATCATCCTTCCTATCGATTGATCGATTTTGTCAGTGTAGACCGAGTTGTTGGTTCATGCAATGGATTGATATGCTTGATTAGTAGTTCATATCTTTCTCAAGATGAATGGCTTTGTTTCTGGAACCCTGCAACGGGAACAAAATCAGAAAATTTTAGACTATTTTCCGATCTTTATTCTCTACGCCAAGATTTTAAGTTCTCTTTTGGTTATGATATTTCGAATGAAACTTATAAGGTGGTAGGGTTCATGGTGGAGATAGAGCTGGGTGGTAATCTAAAAAATGTGGTGAAAGTTTTCAGCTTGGGGGATAATTCATGGAGAGATATTCAATGTTTACCTGTGATTCCACTTTATTGGTTTGATGGTTGTAACAACAAAGATGTGTATTTGAATGGTACTATTAATTGGCTGTCCAATTGCAatcatgatttttatttgatgGGTGTTATTGAAAATTATGTAATTCTTTCGCTAGATCTCTCTACCGAATCGTACACTCAGATGATGTTGCCTCGTGGTTTTGACAAGGGACCGAAAGTTCAGGCAAATATTGCggttttgatgaattttcttTGTTTCTGTCGTGATTTTGAGAGAAACCATTTTGTTATATGGCAGATGAAAGATTTTGGGGTTCAAGAGTCTTGGGTTCAGTTATTTAAAATTAGTTATCAGAATTTCTATTCAATCAACGGTAATTTATTTGATATTCAGCGGTTGGGATTGTTGCCGATACACCTTTCTGAGAATGGTTATACTTTGATATTGGCAAATATGCACAAGGCACCAGCATTTATCTGTGACTGCAGAGACGATACAATAGAGCGAATAAGGATTACTAATATGAACCAGTGGTTGTGGGCTAAGGATCACATTGAAAGTTTGGTTCCAACTCGTTGA